ACGGGGCCTTCGGTCTTGAGCTCGCTTTTGATGGTGATGGCACGGTCGATCAAGTAGTCGAGCTCGTCCGGGCTCAGATCCAGCAGGGTCAGAAAATGGCGGGTCGCCATGATAACGTCTCTCCGGGTAAATACCCCATCCTAGCGACGGCGCGGGGGATGCGCAACGCCACCTGCATGCGTAGAATAGGGCGCTTGATAAAGCCGAGCAGTTTACTCAGGTACCGCTTGATGGCGGTACTCTTTAAAGACGTGACGAGTTGCGTACACTAGATGAACGCGCCACCGATCGAAGGAGCACTCCATGAGCACAACGGTTGAGAACATCCAGCGCCAAATCAGCGAAAACCCGATTCTGATCTACATGAAGGGCACGCCCCAGCTGCCCCAGTGTGGCTTTTCCGCCCAAACCGTTCAGGCGCTGATGAGCTGCGGCGAGCGTTTCGCGTTCGTTAACGTGCTGGACAACCCGGATATCCGTAGCGAACTGCCCAAGGTCGCCAACTGGCCGACGTTCCCGCAGCTGTGGGTCGAAGGCGAGCTGGTCGGCGGTTGCGATATCGTGATGGAAATGCATCAAAGCGGCGAACTCGAAAAGCTGATCAAGGAGGCCGGCCAGCGCGCCAGCGCCTCCGAAGGCAGCGACGCGCCGAGCGAGTAAGGCGCCTTTTGGCCCGCGGTTGGCGGGCTCTCTCCCAGCCGCTAGAATGGCCGCCCGCCATTCGACAGATCGTTTGAAGTGGCCTCCCCGGCGCTACCGGGGAGCCGCCAGCCCGCCAAAGGAAATAGTGCTCAATGAGCTATCAGGTTCTGGCCCGCAAATGGCGCCCGCGTACGTTTCACGAGCTGGTGGGGCAGACCCATGTTCAGCGCGCGCTGGTCAACGCCCTCGACCAGGGGCGCCTTCACCACGCCTACCTGTTCACCGGCACCCGCGGGGTCGGCAAGACGACACTTGCGCGTATTCTGGCCAAGTGCCTGAACTGCACCGCCAACGGCGAAGGGGACGACGGCGTTACGTCCACGCCCTGCGGGCAGTGCGATAGCTGCCGCGCCATCGATGAAGGCCGCTTCGTCGATTTGATCGAGGTGGACGCCGCCTCGCGCACCAAGGTCGAAGACACGCGCGAGCTTCTGGACAACGTGCAGTACGCGCCGACCCAGGGGCGCTACAAGGTGTACCTCATCGATGAGGTGCACATGCTCTCGACCAGCAGTTTCAACGCGCTGTTGAAAACCCTGGAAGAGCCGCCGCCGCACGTTAAATTCCTGCTGGCCACCACCGACCCGCAAAAGCTTCCGCCCACGGTTCTGTCGCGCTGTTTGCAGTTCACTCTCAAGCACATGCCGCCGGAGCGGGTGGTCGAGCATCTGACCTTCGTGCTGGGCCAGGAGGGCGTGGCCTTCGATGAAAGCGCGCTGTGGCTTCTGGGCAAGGCCGCCGAAGGCTCGATGCGCGACGCCATGAGCCTGACCGACCAAGCGATCGCCTTTGGTCAGGGCGCGGTGCGCCATGCCGATGTCGCCGCGATGCTGGGCACGCTCGATCATCGCCATATCCTGGCGCTGGCGAAGGCGCTGGCCGAGGTCGACGTACAGGCGATTCTCGCCGAAGTCGCCACGCTCTCCGAGCAGGGGCCGGACTTCGCCGCGGTGCTCGACGACCTGACCGGTATTCTGCACCGGCTGGCGGTCGCACAGATGGTGCCAGGCGCGGTCGACAATAGCCAAGGTGATCGCGAGACCATTCTCGAACTCGCCGGCCACTTCACCGCCGAGGACATTCAGCTTTATTACCAGATTGGTATTCAGGGGCGCGGCGACATGGAGCACGCCCCGGATCTGCGCAGCGCGCTGGAAATGACGCTTTTGCGCATGCTGGCGTTTCGCCCCCAGGGCGTGCCCCGGCCGCCGAAAACGCCGCTACCGCTACGCTCGGAACCCATGGCGCAAGCCAACGCGGCC
The window above is part of the Halomonas sp. GD1P12 genome. Proteins encoded here:
- the grxD gene encoding Grx4 family monothiol glutaredoxin, whose product is MSTTVENIQRQISENPILIYMKGTPQLPQCGFSAQTVQALMSCGERFAFVNVLDNPDIRSELPKVANWPTFPQLWVEGELVGGCDIVMEMHQSGELEKLIKEAGQRASASEGSDAPSE
- the dnaX gene encoding DNA polymerase III subunit gamma/tau; this translates as MSYQVLARKWRPRTFHELVGQTHVQRALVNALDQGRLHHAYLFTGTRGVGKTTLARILAKCLNCTANGEGDDGVTSTPCGQCDSCRAIDEGRFVDLIEVDAASRTKVEDTRELLDNVQYAPTQGRYKVYLIDEVHMLSTSSFNALLKTLEEPPPHVKFLLATTDPQKLPPTVLSRCLQFTLKHMPPERVVEHLTFVLGQEGVAFDESALWLLGKAAEGSMRDAMSLTDQAIAFGQGAVRHADVAAMLGTLDHRHILALAKALAEVDVQAILAEVATLSEQGPDFAAVLDDLTGILHRLAVAQMVPGAVDNSQGDRETILELAGHFTAEDIQLYYQIGIQGRGDMEHAPDLRSALEMTLLRMLAFRPQGVPRPPKTPLPLRSEPMAQANAATPADHEPAADAPKKPDPAPAAFESAPVSAPVQEVASPIDQPSPPWAMYETAAHTEAPEPEPEPEPAAPAFVPDTPIVVDADVPDFDEQDVPVQDVPVEDVPVEDVPVQDLSSESAFIESAPAPDAPAESAQAQGRQVQEPADEQASSDAAAAKTAPVPGGRLDHAGWLALFDQLGLGGLTRNLAAHCQLASDDGRTLVLTLDPSQSAMQADVHQQRLEKALADQGFSRSVSFEVGELDTRLETPRDQSLRFQRERHASAVDLLQRDPNIQKLRQAFGATLNEESVKPKTSTSP